The Bos indicus x Bos taurus breed Angus x Brahman F1 hybrid chromosome 3, Bos_hybrid_MaternalHap_v2.0, whole genome shotgun sequence genome includes a window with the following:
- the LRRC8C gene encoding volume-regulated anion channel subunit LRRC8C: MIPVTEFRQFSEQQPAFRVLKPWWDVFTDYLSVAMLMIGVFGCTLQVMQDKIICLPKRVQPSQNQSSVSNVSQAVASTTPLPPPKPSPSNPVTVEMKGLKTDLDLQQYSFINQMCYERALHWYAKYFPYLVLIHTLVFMLCSNFWFKFPGSSSKIEHFISILGKCFDSPWTTRALSEVSGEDSEEKDNRKNNMSRSNTTQSGPEGSLVNSQSLKSIPEKFVVDKSTAGALDKKEGEQAKALFEKVKKFRLHVEEGDILYAMYVRQTVLKVIKFLIIIAYNSALVSKVQFTVDCNVDIQDMTGYKNFSCNHTMAHLFSKLSFCYLCFVSIYGLTCLYTLYWLFYRSLKEYSFEYVRQETGIDDIPDVKNDFAFMLHMIDQYDPLYSKRFAVFLSEVSENKLKQLNLNNEWTPDKLRQKLQTNAHNRLELPLIMLSGLPDTVFEITELQSLKLEIIKNVMIPATIAQLDNLQELSLHQCSVKIHSAALSFLKENLKVLSVKFDDMRELPPWMYGLRNLEELYLVGSLSHDISRNVTLESLRDLKSLKILSIKSNVSKIPQAVVDVSSHLQKMCIHNDGTKLVMLNNLKKMTNLTELELVHCDLERIPHAVFSLLSLQELDLKENNLKSIEEIVSFQHLRKLTVLKLWHNSITYIPEHIKKLTSLERLSFSHNKIEVLPSHLFLCNKIRYLDLSYNDIRFIPPEIGVLQSLQYFSITCNKVESLPDELYFCKKLKTLKIGKNSLSVLSPKIGNLLFLSYLDVKGNHFEILPPELGDCRALKRAGLVVEDALFETLPSDVREQMKTE, translated from the coding sequence GTCATGCAAGACAAGATAATCTGCCTTCCGAAAAGAGTACAGCCTTCTCAGAACCAGTCTTCTGTTTCAAATGTCTCTCAAGCAGTGGCCAGTACCACCCCACTGCCTCCACCCAAACCATCTCCTTCTAACCCGGTCACTGTGGAAATGAAAGGGCTGAAGACAGATTTGGACCTTCAGCAGTACAGCTTTATTAACCAGATGTGTTATGAGCGAGCCCTCCACTGGTACGCCAAGTATTTCCCATACCTAGTCCTCATTCATACCCTGGTCTTCATGCTCTGCAGCAACTTTTGGTTCAAGTTCCCTGGCTCCAGCTCCAAAATAGAACATTTCATCTCAATCCTGGGGAAGTGTTTTGACTCTCCCTGGACCACACGAGCCTTATCTGAAGTGTCTGGGGAGGACTCAGAAGAGAAGGACAACAGGAAGAACAACATGAGCAGGTCCAACACCACCCAGTCTGGTCCAGAAGGCAGTCTGGTCAATTCTCAGTCTTTAAAGTCAATTCCTGAGAAGTTTGTGGTTGACAAATCCACTGCAGGGGCTCTGGATAAGAAGGAGGGTGAGCAGGCAAAAGCTTTATTTGAGAAGGTGAAGAAGTTCCGGCTGCACGTAGAAGAAGGTGATATACTATATGCCATGTATGTTCGTCAGACTGTACTTAAGGTCATAAAATTCCTAATCATCATTGCATATAATAGTGCCCTGGTTTCCAAAGTCCAATTTACAGTGGACTGTAATGTTGACATTCAGGACATGACTGGATATAAAAACTTTTCTTGCAATCATACCATGGCACACTTGTTTTCAAAACTCTCCTTTTGCTACCTGTGCTTTGTAAGTATCTACGGATTGACGTGCCTTTATACGTTGTACTGGCTGTTCTACCGTTCTCTGAAGGAGTACTCTTTTGAGTATGTCAGGCAGGAGACTGGAATTGATGATATTCCAGACGTGAAAAATGACTTTGCTTTTATGCTTCATATGATAGATCAGTATGACCCTCTGTATTCCAAGAGATTCGCAGTGTTCCTATCTGAAGTGAGTGAAAACAAATTAAAGCAGCTGAACTTAAATAATGAGTGGACTCCAGATAAACTGAGGCAGAAGCTGCAGACAAATGCCCATAACCGCTTAGAACTGCCTCTCATCATGCTCTCTGGCCTTCCAGACACTGTTTTTGAAATCACAGAGTTGCAGTCCCTAAAACTTGAAATCATTAAGAACGTCATGATACCAGCCACAATCGCGCAGCTAGACAATCTCCAGGAGCTTTCTCTACACCAGTGCTCAGTCAAAATCCATAGCGCAGCATTGTCTTTCCTGAAGGAGAATCTCAAGGTCTTGAGCGTCAAGTTTGATGACATGAGGGAGCTGCCCCCCTGGATGTATGGCCTCCGGAACCTGGAGGAACTCTACCTGGTTGGCTCTCTAAGTCACGATATTTCCAGAAATGTCACCCTTGAGTCTCTGCGGGATCTCAAAAGCCTTAAAATTCTCTCGATCAAAAGCAATGTTTCCAAAATCCCACAGGCAGTGGTTGATGTTTCCAGCCATCTCCAGAAGATGTGCATACACAACGATGGCACCAAGCTGGTGATGCTCAACAACCTGAAGAAGATGACCAACCTGACAGAGCTGGAGCTGGTCCACTGTGACCTGGAGCGCATCCCTCACGCCGTATTCAGCCTGCTCAGCCTCCAGGAATTGGACCtcaaggaaaataatctgaaatccATAGAAGAGATCGTTAGCTTCCAGCACTTGAGAAAGCTGACAGTGTTGAAACTCTGGCATAACAGCATCACCTACATCCCAGAGCATATCAAGAAACTCACCAGCCTGGAGCGTCTGTCCTTCAGTCACAATAAAATCGAGGTGCTGCCTTCCCACCTCTTCCTATGCAACAAAATCCGTTACCTGGACTTGTCCTACAATGACATTCGATTTATCCCACCTGAGATCGGAGTTCTACAAAGTTTACAGTATTTTTCCATCACTTGTAACAAAGTGGAGAGCCTTCCAGATGAACTCTACTTCTGTAAGAAACTCAAAACTCTGAAGATTGGGAAAAACAGCCTATCAGTACTTTCCCCCAAAATTGGaaatttgttatttctttcctatTTAGATGTTAAAGGCAATCACTTTGAAATCCTCCCTCCTGAACTGGGTGACTGTCGGGCTTTGAAGCGAGCTGGTTTAGTTGTAGAAGACGCTCTGTTTGAAACCCTGCCTTCTGATGTCCGGGAGCAAATGAAAACTGAATAA